From the genome of Sphingobacterium sp. UGAL515B_05:
CTTCATACCATTGGCGCCCCATTTCCTCACCGCCTCTGATATGTGCCAAGGCATAGATAAATCCACGATCCAACAGACTCAGTCGATTGCTCGAAAAAGTGGGATCCATCGACGCACCATAAGATCCGTAGGCATATTGCAATAATGGAGCTGAACCATCAAGTTTGGTTCCCTTTTTATAAACAATAGAGATGGGCACTTGAACACCATCTCTTGCTGTTGCAAAAACACGTTCGGTGATATATGCGGTTTGGTCATACCCGCCCAATATCTCCTGTTGTTTTAACAATACTTTCTTCTGCTTAGCCATATCATATTCATAGACTGAGCTTGGTGTCACTAAAGAAGTATAGCCATATCGTAACTTATCACTGTTGTATTCAACATTAATACCCGGATATACCGTATAGGCAACTTCTCCGAAATCCAAATAGTGCTGATGCTGACTCTTTAAATTATAAATTGCCAATTGGGTCAATCCATTTTTCCTTTCAGCAATCGCCAAAAAATCCTTAAACTCTTCAATATCGCTGACCAATACATCCGGTCGATGGTCTATGAATGGCTGCCAGTAGCTGCGATCTGTACGATCTAAGGGACATTGCATGATTCGGAAATTAATAGCTCCATCATTGGTCAGTATTAAGAACCGATCTTCCAATGCAACAACCGAATAGAGAACATCCTGTATCCTAGGCTGAAAAATACGAAATTCCGATTGTGGTGAATCAGCATTTAATAACCATATTTCTGAGGACAATGTTCCTTCAGAATTGATCATAATATATTTTCCATTTTTGGATTTACCAACTCCGATATAATTTGTGTTATCTTTTTCTTCGTACACAAGCACATCTGCTGCCGGATCGCCCCCCAATGTATGCCGCATAATCTTTTCACTAAGCAAGGTAACAGGGTTCTTGGCCGTATAGAACAAGGTTCGATTATCATTTCCCCAAATAGCGGCTCCCTCTGTATTCTTTATCTGGTCGGGATAGATTTCTCCGGTCTCGATATTTTTGATAAATATGGTATATTCTCTCCGAGAGACAGTATCCACACTAAAGGCAAGCAAAAGATTATCCGGACTCACAGAAAATCCTTTTGCCGTATAATATGCGTGCCCTTCGGCAAGCTGATCTACATCCAACAGCACTTCCTCTTCGCCCTCCAGTGTCCCCTTTTTCCGACAGAATTTAAAATATTGTTTTCCCTCTTCTGTCCGGCTATAATAATAATAGCCATTTTTGTAATAAGGCACAGACTCGTCCTTTTCCTTAATCCGGGATTTCAATTCATGAAAAAGATTTTCCTGTAAATCTACCGTATCTTGAAGCATTAAATTGGTATAATTGTTTTCCTCTTCCAGATAGTCAATAACTTCTTGCGATTTTTCTCCTTTTTTAAAGTAATCAATCATCCAGTAATAATCATCTTGCACAGTATCATCATGTATCTTTCTGACATGGGGGTAAACTGCTGCCACTGGGGCCATCACGTTAGGCCAAACTATTTTCTTATTTTGTTGCATTCGCTCTATTATACACTAATCAATATATATTCTTTCTTATCCTAGCTATCTAGATCGTCTAAATAAAACAGGAGACTCTTAGAAATGGTTTGAATTTAAGATATTTCGTCAACAGTTTGCTAAGAGAGATGGATTATAAATACTTTTAATAAAAATTAACAGTTCAGAAGAGGCATTAGCATTATCTTTGCTATTCTGCTATAGGCAGGAATATGCGAGTTTACAAGCTCATGAAGAAAATTTAAAATAAACAGGAGAGAATAACCAGGTGGAACGCGTGCATTGCAACAAATGAAAGCAGACACTTCATTAAGAATTATTTACATATGAATTTAA
Proteins encoded in this window:
- a CDS encoding S9 family peptidase is translated as MQQNKKIVWPNVMAPVAAVYPHVRKIHDDTVQDDYYWMIDYFKKGEKSQEVIDYLEEENNYTNLMLQDTVDLQENLFHELKSRIKEKDESVPYYKNGYYYYSRTEEGKQYFKFCRKKGTLEGEEEVLLDVDQLAEGHAYYTAKGFSVSPDNLLLAFSVDTVSRREYTIFIKNIETGEIYPDQIKNTEGAAIWGNDNRTLFYTAKNPVTLLSEKIMRHTLGGDPAADVLVYEEKDNTNYIGVGKSKNGKYIMINSEGTLSSEIWLLNADSPQSEFRIFQPRIQDVLYSVVALEDRFLILTNDGAINFRIMQCPLDRTDRSYWQPFIDHRPDVLVSDIEEFKDFLAIAERKNGLTQLAIYNLKSQHQHYLDFGEVAYTVYPGINVEYNSDKLRYGYTSLVTPSSVYEYDMAKQKKVLLKQQEILGGYDQTAYITERVFATARDGVQVPISIVYKKGTKLDGSAPLLQYAYGSYGASMDPTFSSNRLSLLDRGFIYALAHIRGGEEMGRQWYEDGKMMHKMNTFYDFVDCGKYLIDQHYCMPEHLYAQGGSAGGLLMGVIANIAPEQYHGIIAQVPFVDVVNTMLDDTIPLTTNEYDEWGNPNEKEAYYYMKAYSPYENIEAKEYPNLLVTTGLHDSQVQYFEPAKWVAKLRATKIGDAVLLLKTDMDYGHGGASGRFDYLKEIALEYAFLFKLEGIIPIYTNEQ